One genomic segment of Rivularia sp. PCC 7116 includes these proteins:
- the rppA gene encoding two-component system response regulator RppA codes for MKVLLVEDEPDLGASIQQKLSKERYIVDWVLDGDEAWSYLQNNSNKYTLAIFDWLLPGLSGIELCKHLRLRNNPLPVLILTARDSMEDKVAGLDAGADDYLVKPFGMEELLARLRALQRRVPQFQPQHLEVGNLTLDYGNFAVTCQYPNGETKAITLTKKEFHLLEYLMKHPDVIVTRDQILNHLYTFDTERVSNVIAAQMRLLRRKLSKYGWDSCIETIPCMGYRFNPANAD; via the coding sequence ATGAAAGTTTTACTGGTAGAAGACGAACCAGATTTGGGTGCATCAATTCAGCAGAAGTTGAGCAAAGAAAGATATATTGTTGACTGGGTTTTGGATGGGGATGAAGCTTGGAGTTATTTGCAAAATAACTCGAATAAATATACGTTGGCAATCTTCGACTGGTTGTTACCGGGATTATCTGGTATAGAATTATGCAAACATTTACGACTGCGGAATAACCCCTTACCCGTACTAATATTAACAGCTAGAGATAGCATGGAAGATAAAGTTGCTGGTTTGGATGCTGGTGCGGATGATTACTTGGTAAAACCTTTCGGAATGGAAGAGTTACTAGCACGATTGCGGGCTTTGCAAAGGCGCGTACCCCAGTTTCAGCCCCAGCATTTAGAAGTAGGTAATCTAACTTTAGACTACGGTAATTTTGCAGTTACTTGTCAGTATCCGAATGGCGAGACAAAGGCAATTACTTTAACCAAAAAAGAGTTTCACTTATTAGAATACTTGATGAAACATCCCGATGTAATTGTTACCCGCGACCAAATTTTAAATCATTTATATACATTTGATACCGAGCGGGTGAGTAATGTAATAGCTGCTCAAATGCGGCTTCTGCGACGCAAATTATCTAAATATGGTTGGGATAGTTGTATCGAAACTATCCCCTGTATGGGTTATCGGTTTAATCCTGCCAATGCAGATTAG